Within Flagellimonas maritima, the genomic segment TTGAAAACATGGGTGCCCAAATGGTGAAAGAAGTAGCTTCCAAAACAAATGACCTGGCTGGTGATGGCACAACTACGGCCACAGTTCTCGCACAAGCCATTGTAAAGGAAGGTCTTAAAAACGTAGCAGCCGGTGCAAATCCAATGGATTTAAAAAGAGGTATTGACAAGGCCGTCGAAGCTATCGTTGAGAATCTTGCAAAGCAGTCAAAGAAAGTTGGGGATTCCTCAGAAAAAATAAAGCAGGTAGCTGCAATCTCCGCCAACAATGATGAAACCATCGGGGATTTGATAGCGCAAGCTTTTGATAAAGTTGGAAAAGAAGGTGTCATTACCGTTGAGGAAGCAAAAGGAACAGATACTTACGTTGATGTTGTTGAAGGTATGCAATTTGACAGAGGATATCTTTCTCCCTATTTTGTAACTGATTCCGAAAAAATGGTTGCTGATCTGGAGAATCCTTATATTCTTCTTTTTGATAAGAAAATCTCTTCCATGAAGGATTTGCTTCCAGTATTGGAGCCCGTAGCACAGTCTGGGAAACCTCTTTTGATTATTGCAGAAGATGTTGATGGTGAAGCATTGGCAACTTTGGTAGTGAATAAATTGAGAGGTTCCTTAAAAATCGCAGCGGTAAAAGCTCCTGGTTTTGGTGATCGCAGAAAAGCAATGTTGGAAGACATAGCCATTCTTACCAAAGGTACCGTAATCTCAGAAGAAAGAGGATTCTCTTTGGAGACTGCAACCATTGACATGTTGGGTACTACGGAGAGAGTTACCATTGACAAGGACAATACTACAATCGTAAATGGTGGTGGTGTTGCAAAAGATATCAAGACTCGTGTTAATCAGATAAAGGCTCAGATTGAAACAACCACTTCTGACTATGACAAAGAAAAGCTGCAAGAGCGTTTGGCAAAACTTGCTGGTGGTGTCGCAGTGCTTTATGTAGGTGCTGCATCTGAGGTAGAAATGAAAGAAAAGAAAGATCGTGTTGATGATGCTCTACATGCAACCCGAGCTGCGGTTGAGGAAGGTATTGTTGCAGGTGGTGGTGTAGCTTTGGTAAGAGCTAAATCAGTCCTTTCTAAAATTGACGCACTTAACCCAGATGAAGAAACCGGTCTTCAAATTGTCGCTCGTGCTATCGAATCCCCATTGCGCACTATTGTTGAAAACGCAGGTGGTGAAGGTTCGGTCGTAGTGGCCAAAGTTATGGACGGTAAAGGTGATTTCGGATTTGATGCGAAATCTGATAAGTATGTTGAGATGATGAAGGCAGGAATCATTGATCCTACCAAAGTAACACGTGTGGCTTTGGAAAATGCCGCTTCTGTAGCAGGTATGATATTAACTACGGAATGTTCATTGACCGATATTAAGGAAGATTCCCCTGCCATGCCTCCAATGGGCGGCGGTGGCGGAATGCCAGGGATGATGTAGTCCGTAGCACTAAAAAACAATTATTTAAAAAGCCGTTCCAACTAGTTGGAACGGCTTTTTAATTCTATAATCAGGCCAAACGTGCCTTTTCTGCAGACAGGTACAGCAAATGACCTAAAACTAGTAAAATATATTTACCAACATCCATAATGCCATAACTAGCATTATTGCGTTCTCAATAAAAGTGGCTTCGGTCATTGGGAGCTTTAGGGCTGTACCCAAACATGCACACCTAATGTTTTTTTTGTCCAACAAAGTTTTAGTAACACCAATAGTGGTAATTCCTAAAATCAGTATTGTCACAATCAAGGCAAAAGACACCTGATATCGCATAAGAAAAAGCAATCCCAGCCCAAGTTCCAAAAATGGATAAATCCATCCATACACTGGAACGACCTTTGCCAAAGGGTCGTACATTCTAAAACTTTCCGGAAAACCTTTTAAATCCAAAAGCTTGAAAAAACTGAAAACAATATAAAAAAGCCCCATAAAATCAAGCATGGCTTCAGCTAAATCCCAGCTTTTATAATTCAATAAGAAGGATGCTGTAAAGAGATATGCAAAAATCAAGAACAACGGCTGCAATTGCACCCATTTGGATTGTGATTCCTGAATCGTTATTTCTGGTACGGGTTCAGATACTTCAGAAATACCATACTTACTTCCCAGAACATCTTGCAGCATAGCTATCTGAAGACTTTTTTTTGAAATAATGCTTGCTCGGGATTCTTCCAAACTTACTTCTACCTTTTCCACTCCTTCAACAGCAGAGAGTTTTTTAGAGACCGTAGCCACACAACCTTGGCAGGTCATTCCCGTTACCGAATACGTCCGTTCCATTTAGTGTTTTTCGCTATCGTCCGTATTATCGTCCCTATACTTACAGCAAGGGTGAACGTTATCGTAAGCTTCTTGGGACGCCTTAAGCTCCTTGGTGTCATGACCCACTCCTACTAAAGCAGTCTTAATCTCCATGGCATTGGTTTTGTGTTCATCGACAATCAATGAAAGTTGGTGCGTTGGAATGTCCCAAACCGCATATTTTACGCCATCGACATTTAGAGCCGCTTTTTCAATCCGCATTTTGCACATATCACATTTACCATCGACCTCAAAGGTCATTTTTTTGTTTTTGTCCTGGGCATTGCTTGTTACAACTCCAAAAAGACAAACTACAGCAAATACTATATTTTTCATTTTGTAACTTTTTAATTATGATTTAAATCTAAAACCTGCATAGACCATTCTTCCTAAAATAGGAGCAAATACGATTGTAGTATCAAAATTTGCACCAAAAGGATCTTCAGCGCCCAAAACAGGATTGTTCTGTCTAAAATTAGTCAAATTTTCACCCCCTAGGTATATTTCAAATTTCTTTGAAAAGACCTTGGTTATTTGTGCGTTCATCAAGCTATAGGCGTCCGAAAACTCTCCCAACCGAAATTCTTCCGGATTTGAAGAGGTGTCCGGCAACCGTTGTTGGCCCAAGGCATGTAACGTGTAATCAAAACGCCACTGAGACCCATTCTCTTTTTCATTGGTATTATATCCAATATTGGCAAAATATCGATTACGCGCCTGTAAAGGTTTTTGCAAGAGCCCTGTTTGAAAGTCTGTTTTTACATCATAATATTTATACGCAGCCCTTAATTCCACATTCGGCAGTACTTCATGATTTATCTCAAACTGAAGACTATTGGCAAAACTCTTTCCCTCCAAGTTTGAAAATACTACTTCTCTTGGATTTTCCCAATCGACGACCACTTGATTCTCAAAATCAGTTCGATAATAATCTACCGTAACATTTCCGGGCCTATTGAACAATGAAAAACCTTGCAGAAAACTAACACCGTAATTAAATGCTTTTTCAGCATCGAAGCCATAAATATTTCCATCGTTCTGCACCAATCGAATTGCTCTGGAAGAAGCAAACAGTTTTTGGTTTTCGGCAAAAATATTAGCGGCCCTTCTGCCCACTCCAAAGGACCCTCTTAAACTTCCTTTTTCCCATGGCGTGTAACGAACATGCAATCTGGGAGTTATAAATGTACCTAAACGATTATGGGTATCTACACGTAAGCCTGCCGTTAAACTCAGTTTTTCAAGATTCGTGTAACTGTATTCAAAAAAAGCACCCAAAGATTGATCCACCCTTCCAAAATTTTGGTTATTGACCAATTCATCATATCCATCATAGGCCAAGGTCAACCCTGTCTTAAATTTGTTCTTGGTGTTTCCGATAATGGAATTGAACAAAAAATTGGAATACACACTTTCATGGTCTATGTCGTATACATTAAAACCATAAAAAGAATCTTGTTTATGTTTACTGTAGGCAACTTGAAACCCAAAACTTTGATAGGGCGATTCAGGAAAAACATAACCCAGTTTAAGCGAACTGTCAAATCTTCTGGTATCAATTTTACTGCCCCAAGTATTGGTCGTGAACTTATCCATATCAGGATTAAAATCTGTCTGTCCTACCTGTTTTTCATCGTTCAGAAATCTGACATTAAAAAAGCTGACCCATCCTTTTTCCGGATTTTGATATTGCCAACGGTTTGCAATATTAATTTGATTGGCTAGAGGTGCGTCCAGAAAACCATCATCATTATTATCGACCTCCACATCTCGCCGATTTCCGTGAATATAAAATCCAGTGCTCCATTTATCGGATAGTTTTCTATTGATGTGGGTATTCAGTTCCAACCGTCCGTTTAAGTTCGCATATCCGTTTACAAAAATAGGGGTGTCCATTAAAGGTTTTTGCAGTTCCGTATTTATTTGACCCGATATACTTTCATAGCCATTGACAACACTACCGGCACCTTTGGTAATCTGAATGCTCTCCACCCACGTACCAGGAGTAAAGGTAAGCCCGTACGCTTGCGAAGCACCCCTGACCATAGGAATGTTCTCTTGTGTAATCAACAAATAAGGGCTTGTTAAGCCGAGCATTTGAATTTGTTTTGTTCCTGTTAGGGCATCATTAAAATTGACATCGATGGCAGGATTCGTCTCAAAACTTTCTGATAGATTGCAACAAGCTGCTTTAAGCAGTTCAGCACTATTAACGGTAACCACATTTTGAGCAGAAAAATAGGTTTTTTGAATAGCATCTCTTTCCTGTTGCACAACGACCTCGTCCAATTGGTTGGAAGGCTGTAACCAATGATGTACCATCCTTGGCTTTTCTATCGTTAAAGTATCAGTTTGGAATCCAACAAAACTAATAATCAGTTTATTGTATTCTTTAGAATAGGGAATGCTGAACGTACCATCATCTTTGGTCATTGTTCCAATCTGGGAATTTAACCAGTATACATTGGCTCCAGCGAGTCCAATGTGCTTGTTTTCAGCATTTGCTTCCATAACCATACCCTTAATGCCATCTTGTGCAATAATCGATATGGGAAGCGATAAAAAAAGTATTAAAATATATTTCATTTGTTTGTATTGAACGTTTATACTTGACACCGAATAATGGTGTCATTTGGTCCATAAGGACTACAATAAAAAGTTCAATAAAATCAAATTAAAAAGACTTGGTCGAGAATATGGATATCCTTGACCAAATTGGGAGGTGGATATTTTTCATGTGGGATAGGAAGCTTCTCAACAGGAACAAAAAGGTCAAAATATGACGTTACAAAAGTTGCCAAGAAAACCTGACTTACTATTTCTAAATCGTCCCAAGAAAGTTTTAAGTTGTCTTGGCCCGACAGCGTAAAAGATTCGTCATCACAACAACCATTATCCATAGTATCATCACCCGTAGCAGCCATGGCTTGTTCCATACCACAATCATCTGCATGGACAAAAAATGAGATATCCATAACCCTGCCCATACAAAAATGCTTATCTATTGTCCAAGAAACCGTGGACAGTAGCACCAAAAGAGCAAGAAAAACGGAAAATATGTTTTGAAAAATCCTTTTCACCAGTGTAAAATTACAATAAATAATATCTTTCTCAATTCTTTGCGGTATTTCATTAACTAAAATTTAGGTTATAAGTTGCTATAATTTTAACTGTTCTTATCGAACAAAACCTTCAATTCAAATACATTTGTAAAAATTTTTACCATGGTATCTTCCTTAAAACCTAAAGTCAATCAAATTTTATCGCAAAACGAAAAGAGCGTAGAAAATCGTCTGATAGAATTATGCGGGTTGTTAAAAAATACTGTTGATCATTATGACTGGGTTGGCTTCTACTTTAAAAATGGCAATAAAAATGAATTAAAGCTCGGTCCTTATGCAGGAGAACCCACGGACCATACGATAATTCCCTTTGGAAAAGGAATCTGTGGACAAGTTGCTGTAAGCAATGAAAATTTTGTGGTTCCGGATGTTGCCGCTCAGGATAATTATATTGCCTGTAGTATTACCGTTAAAGCTGAAATTGTGGTTCCGTTATTCGTAAACGGCAAAAATATAGGACAAATAGATATTGATTCCAATACACCAGATCCATTTACAGAAGAAGATGAGCGCTTTTTAGAATTTGTAAATGAAAAAGTAGCGCAGATTCTTTAAAACTAGTTCTATTTTGTTGATAACCCCTATAATTTTTTAATAACAAAAAAATTACTTTTGTGTGCTTAATTAATTGATCTTTAAGACATATAATGGACACCTCCAAAAAAGCAACTGCCGCACTTATTTCCGTTTTTCACAAAGATGGACTCGAACCTATTGTAAAAAAACTTGAAAAACTTGGCGTAACCCTTTATTCCACAGGTGGCACGGAAAAATTTATCAGAGACCTAGGCATCAATGTTACCCCGGTCGAAGATGTAACAAGCTATCCCTCTATTTTGGGAGGCCGTGTAAAAACATTGCACCCCAAGGTTTTTGGTGGAATTTTGAACAGACAGAACAACGAAAGTGATGTGGCACAGATGGCAGAGTTTGAAATTCCCCAGTTGGATATTGTCATTGTAGATCTTTATCCTTTTGAAAAAACGGTTTCCAGTGGCGCATCTGAACAAGATATTATCGAAAAAATAGATATTGGCGGTATCTCGCTCATTCGGGCCGCGGCCAAAAACTTTAAAGATGTACTTTGTGTTTCATCAATGGAGGACTACGGAGACTTTTTGAATGTAATTTCCAAGGAAGATGGCACGACCACGCTCGAAGATAGAAAGCGTTTCGCGGCAAAAGCATTCAATGTTTCTTCCCACTATGATTCGGCTATTTTCAATTATTTTAATGGTGATGGAACCGAAATAGGTTTAAAAATCAGTGAGCAAAACGGACAAATACTTCGTTATGGGGAAAACCCTCACCAAAAAGGCTATTTCTACGGGGATTTTGAAGCGATGTTTACCAAGCTCCATGGCAAAGAGCTTTCTTACAATAATCTTTTGGACGTTGATGCCGCGGTAAATTTAATGGGAGAGTTCAAATACGATGCGCCAACTTTTGCCATTCTAAAACATAACAATGCCTGTGGTCTGGCCACTAGAAAAACTATTAAAGAAGCTTATGTTGACGCACTTGCAGGTGACCCTGTTTCGGCTTTTGGTGGCATTCTTATTTCAAATGTTGAAATTGATGGCCCAACTGCCGAGGAGATACATAAATTATTCTGTGAGGTGGTGATAGCGCCCAGCTATTCAAATGATGCTTTGGAAATTCTGAAAGGGAAAAAGAACCGAATCATCCTGATCCAAAATGATGTATCCTTACCTGATATCTTGGTCAGAACCTGCCTGAACGGCTTTTTGGTTCAGGATAAAGATTTAAAGACAGATAGATCGGATGATTTAACAACGGTTACAAAAAAAGAACCCAATATGCAGGAAATCGAGGATTTGATTTTTGCTTCCAAACTTTGCAAGCACACGAAAAGCAATACCATCGTTTTGGCGAAGAACAAACAACTTTGTGCAAGTGGAACGGGACAAACCTCACGTGTAGACGCTTTAAACCAAGCAATTCATAAAGCAGGTTCCTTCAATTTTGAATTGGAAGGTGCCGTAATGGCAAGTGATGCTTTCTTTCCTTTTCCGGACTGTGTTGAAATTGCCCACAAAGCGGGAATAAAAAGTGTAATTCAGCCAGGTGGGTCGATCAAAGATCAATTGAGCATAGATTATTGCAATGAAAATGGGTTGTCAATGGTAATGACAGGCACTAGACATTTTAAGCATTAATTTTAGTACTTTAGCCTTTAAATTTACTTTTAATCCAAAAAACCGACACTTTTTATGGGATTTTTTGATTTCATGACCGAGGAAATTGCAATTGACCTTGGTACTGCAAACACCCTGATAATTCATTTAGATAAAGTTGTAGTTGATAGTCCTTCAATAGTTGCCAGAGACCGTATCTCGGGAAAAATCATAGCTGTTGGGAAGGAAGCCAATATGATGCAGGGAAAGACCCATGAAAACATTAAGACCATAAGGCCGTTAAAAGATGGGGTTATTGCGGATTTTGATGCATCTGAGAAGATGATCAATATGTTCATCAAGAATATTCCAGCGCTAAAGAAAAAATGGTTTCCCCCTGCTCTAAGAATGGTGATTTGTATACCATCTGGGATTACAGAAGTGGAAATGCGGGCGGTACGTGAGTCTGCTGAACGGGTAAACGGGAAAGAAGTCTATTTAATTCATGAACCAATGGCTGCAGCCATTGGTATAGGATTGGACATTATGCAGCCCAAGGGAAACATGATCGTGGATATAGGCGGTGGAACTACTGAAATTGCAGTCATTGCCTTAGGCGGAATCGTATGCGATAAATCAGTAAAAATTGCGGGCGACGTGTTTACAAACGATATCATTTATTATATGCGTACACAGCATAACCTCTATGTTGGGGAGAGTACTGCTGAAGCCATAAAAATTGAGATTGGCTCCGCCACCGAAGATTTAAAATCACCCCCTGATGATAAATCCATTCAAGGAAGGGATCTTTTGACGGGAAAACCTAAACAGGTCCAAGTATCGTACAGGGAGATTGCCAAAGCACTCGATAAAAGTATTTTACGTGTTGAAGACGCTGTTATGGAAACACTTTCCCAAACACCCCCCGAATTGGCTGCCGATATTTATAATACAGGTATCTATCTAGCTGGTGGAGGATCAATGTTACGGGGATTGGACAGAAGACTTTCCCAAAAGACAGATTTGCCCGTTTATATTGCCGAAGATCCTTTAAGAGCCGTTGTGCGCGGTACGGGCATAGCGCTTAAAAATTTAGAGCGATATAAAAGTATATTGATAAAATAATTCGGTCAAATCGCCATTTTGACCATTTGAAAGTATTTGTACTTTCTTAATGATATGATTGCATGCAGCGCATCATCAATTTTATTCTAAATTACAGAAACACGTTCCTATA encodes:
- the groL gene encoding chaperonin GroEL (60 kDa chaperone family; promotes refolding of misfolded polypeptides especially under stressful conditions; forms two stacked rings of heptamers to form a barrel-shaped 14mer; ends can be capped by GroES; misfolded proteins enter the barrel where they are refolded when GroES binds), with product MAKDIQFDIDARDGLKKGVDALANAVKVTLGPKGRNVIISKSFGAPQVTKDGVTVAKEIELENALENMGAQMVKEVASKTNDLAGDGTTTATVLAQAIVKEGLKNVAAGANPMDLKRGIDKAVEAIVENLAKQSKKVGDSSEKIKQVAAISANNDETIGDLIAQAFDKVGKEGVITVEEAKGTDTYVDVVEGMQFDRGYLSPYFVTDSEKMVADLENPYILLFDKKISSMKDLLPVLEPVAQSGKPLLIIAEDVDGEALATLVVNKLRGSLKIAAVKAPGFGDRRKAMLEDIAILTKGTVISEERGFSLETATIDMLGTTERVTIDKDNTTIVNGGGVAKDIKTRVNQIKAQIETTTSDYDKEKLQERLAKLAGGVAVLYVGAASEVEMKEKKDRVDDALHATRAAVEEGIVAGGGVALVRAKSVLSKIDALNPDEETGLQIVARAIESPLRTIVENAGGEGSVVVAKVMDGKGDFGFDAKSDKYVEMMKAGIIDPTKVTRVALENAASVAGMILTTECSLTDIKEDSPAMPPMGGGGGMPGMM
- a CDS encoding heavy-metal-associated domain-containing protein produces the protein MERTYSVTGMTCQGCVATVSKKLSAVEGVEKVEVSLEESRASIISKKSLQIAMLQDVLGSKYGISEVSEPVPEITIQESQSKWVQLQPLFLIFAYLFTASFLLNYKSWDLAEAMLDFMGLFYIVFSFFKLLDLKGFPESFRMYDPLAKVVPVYGWIYPFLELGLGLLFLMRYQVSFALIVTILILGITTIGVTKTLLDKKNIRCACLGTALKLPMTEATFIENAIMLVMALWMLVNIFY
- a CDS encoding heavy-metal-associated domain-containing protein, coding for MKNIVFAVVCLFGVVTSNAQDKNKKMTFEVDGKCDMCKMRIEKAALNVDGVKYAVWDIPTHQLSLIVDEHKTNAMEIKTALVGVGHDTKELKASQEAYDNVHPCCKYRDDNTDDSEKH
- a CDS encoding TonB-dependent receptor, which translates into the protein MKYILILFLSLPISIIAQDGIKGMVMEANAENKHIGLAGANVYWLNSQIGTMTKDDGTFSIPYSKEYNKLIISFVGFQTDTLTIEKPRMVHHWLQPSNQLDEVVVQQERDAIQKTYFSAQNVVTVNSAELLKAACCNLSESFETNPAIDVNFNDALTGTKQIQMLGLTSPYLLITQENIPMVRGASQAYGLTFTPGTWVESIQITKGAGSVVNGYESISGQINTELQKPLMDTPIFVNGYANLNGRLELNTHINRKLSDKWSTGFYIHGNRRDVEVDNNDDGFLDAPLANQINIANRWQYQNPEKGWVSFFNVRFLNDEKQVGQTDFNPDMDKFTTNTWGSKIDTRRFDSSLKLGYVFPESPYQSFGFQVAYSKHKQDSFYGFNVYDIDHESVYSNFLFNSIIGNTKNKFKTGLTLAYDGYDELVNNQNFGRVDQSLGAFFEYSYTNLEKLSLTAGLRVDTHNRLGTFITPRLHVRYTPWEKGSLRGSFGVGRRAANIFAENQKLFASSRAIRLVQNDGNIYGFDAEKAFNYGVSFLQGFSLFNRPGNVTVDYYRTDFENQVVVDWENPREVVFSNLEGKSFANSLQFEINHEVLPNVELRAAYKYYDVKTDFQTGLLQKPLQARNRYFANIGYNTNEKENGSQWRFDYTLHALGQQRLPDTSSNPEEFRLGEFSDAYSLMNAQITKVFSKKFEIYLGGENLTNFRQNNPVLGAEDPFGANFDTTIVFAPILGRMVYAGFRFKS
- a CDS encoding HYC_CC_PP family protein, giving the protein MKRIFQNIFSVFLALLVLLSTVSWTIDKHFCMGRVMDISFFVHADDCGMEQAMAATGDDTMDNGCCDDESFTLSGQDNLKLSWDDLEIVSQVFLATFVTSYFDLFVPVEKLPIPHEKYPPPNLVKDIHILDQVFLI
- a CDS encoding GAF domain-containing protein — its product is MVSSLKPKVNQILSQNEKSVENRLIELCGLLKNTVDHYDWVGFYFKNGNKNELKLGPYAGEPTDHTIIPFGKGICGQVAVSNENFVVPDVAAQDNYIACSITVKAEIVVPLFVNGKNIGQIDIDSNTPDPFTEEDERFLEFVNEKVAQIL
- the purH gene encoding bifunctional phosphoribosylaminoimidazolecarboxamide formyltransferase/IMP cyclohydrolase: MDTSKKATAALISVFHKDGLEPIVKKLEKLGVTLYSTGGTEKFIRDLGINVTPVEDVTSYPSILGGRVKTLHPKVFGGILNRQNNESDVAQMAEFEIPQLDIVIVDLYPFEKTVSSGASEQDIIEKIDIGGISLIRAAAKNFKDVLCVSSMEDYGDFLNVISKEDGTTTLEDRKRFAAKAFNVSSHYDSAIFNYFNGDGTEIGLKISEQNGQILRYGENPHQKGYFYGDFEAMFTKLHGKELSYNNLLDVDAAVNLMGEFKYDAPTFAILKHNNACGLATRKTIKEAYVDALAGDPVSAFGGILISNVEIDGPTAEEIHKLFCEVVIAPSYSNDALEILKGKKNRIILIQNDVSLPDILVRTCLNGFLVQDKDLKTDRSDDLTTVTKKEPNMQEIEDLIFASKLCKHTKSNTIVLAKNKQLCASGTGQTSRVDALNQAIHKAGSFNFELEGAVMASDAFFPFPDCVEIAHKAGIKSVIQPGGSIKDQLSIDYCNENGLSMVMTGTRHFKH
- a CDS encoding rod shape-determining protein produces the protein MGFFDFMTEEIAIDLGTANTLIIHLDKVVVDSPSIVARDRISGKIIAVGKEANMMQGKTHENIKTIRPLKDGVIADFDASEKMINMFIKNIPALKKKWFPPALRMVICIPSGITEVEMRAVRESAERVNGKEVYLIHEPMAAAIGIGLDIMQPKGNMIVDIGGGTTEIAVIALGGIVCDKSVKIAGDVFTNDIIYYMRTQHNLYVGESTAEAIKIEIGSATEDLKSPPDDKSIQGRDLLTGKPKQVQVSYREIAKALDKSILRVEDAVMETLSQTPPELAADIYNTGIYLAGGGSMLRGLDRRLSQKTDLPVYIAEDPLRAVVRGTGIALKNLERYKSILIK